CTGAAAATGTTTTAGTGTTTTGATAGTAAAGATCAAGGCATTTTGAAAGAATTTGAATCATTTCGAAAGTGATATTCTTTTGGATTCTTAcagttgatttaattaaaaataagatctTTTTCGATTATTTCTTGTATCAAATACATCTATTGGAGTGGTGATATTTTTTAATGTGTATATTATTGTATGTAATGCAGGGGATTAAGCAGTGACGAGAAAAACCATTTGAGACAAAAACTTCTGTCGCATTTGAGAGAAGAGAATGATAAGGTGTCGCACTGGGTTTATGTCACTGACTTTGCTTAtgctttagcaatttaattattttacgaattactttatttgatttaattagtgtttttttggtgtatttaacATTTCAGATAGCCGTAATGTTGTCTGTGCTCATATCCAAAATTGCTCGCTTTGACTATCCCAGAGAATGGtacatcttttatttttgatgttCTCCCCTTTATATATTTGCTTTTAATAGCCAGttatttcatttatattttcatcGATTTTAAGGTGCAAGTTGCTGCAAGAACAAATAGTAATGCCTGTTAGGATTTTGAAGCACATGTAGCCTGAAGCTTTGCAGTGCTCGTCTTATTTAGATTACTGTTATCTTTCATGAGAAATATTATTGAAATGTTCGAGTTCATTTATATTTCTGTGGTGCTCTTCTATTTTAGATGAAAGAATATTCAAATTTATTCTGTTTGATGTGTTTTAGATTCCTTAACTATTTCACAGCTGCCTTAGGCTGCTAtgattcatttttaacttagaAAATAAACCTTGTATTCATTCTCAATCGTTATTCTGGGTAATTTTTCAGTGCATTATTTAATGTTACAATCAAATAAGCAAGAAAGTTGTGATAATGCAAGTACCATTTAGACCAGCTTCTGATATCTAAAATTGCAGCATATGGACCAATTAAGTAAAGGAGTGGGCACAATATAGTTTCTTTGTTATCCCTTTGTTTTGATTGTCATCAAAGTGCCTGTGGTATCCTTTGAAATGGAGTGATTGCCTAAACACAGAGATCCTTTCAAAGTCAGTttgaaataagttaaaaaagcTGAGAATAATTATGCTAATAAGTAAACCTTACTTTAACTGAACTCGAgctaatcaaatataaaaatatgatggAAGACTGGGATTCTGTGTAGTGGACAAGAAAATAGATTATGTTCCCAAGATTGCATCTGGCTGATTTTGAACTGTACCAAGCATACCTTAGAAGTATTATGTTGCACTCTATACTAAATATCTGATTGTGTTGCTGTTTTGTTCCACGTAGCATGGCAATGTATATGCCAGGATAAATTAGTAATAACTTATTGAGGAAATCTGAACTATGGTGGGTTTTACCTATTCTTGATTCTGCATAATATTCTCTGAAAGCTCCTTTGTTATGTTCTGGTTGAGTTCTGTTTTAGGTAGACCATGATGAAAGATATTGTTGAATGAAAAGTTAGTCTTCAAAGTTGGATAAGTCATGAGTTTTCATTCTGATGCTGAATTATGTTCTCCTGTTCGGTCAATCTTCTCATCTATCGAATACTTATCATTAGCTTAACTATCTGCATTATCTTACTGACTTAAATTATTTAGGCCAGAGCTATTTTCGGTCTTAGCGCAACAGCTTCAGTCAGCAGATGTTCTTGCATCTCATAGGATATTCATGATTCTCTTCCGTACCTTGAAGGAACTGTCGACTAAACGTCTAACTGCAGATCAGAGAAACTTTGCAGAGGTATAACTACTGCATgcataatttatatttcttcCTTTTGTCATTGTTTGCCTGTTTGTTGTATATGTGTAATCAGCTTATGATAATGAAGATCACCTGGGCGGGCAAAGAAAAAGCCTGTGTTTGAAGATTTTTGAGCAGTTCTTGTGTTGTCCTGATCTGTGTAAGACACAGATGGCAATAACTGACATTATAAGATTATGCAAACTCTCGGCAGTAAACTGACCACTCAGGAATTTTGTTAATATCAACTATTGGCAGGCTTTTTATGATCAATTTGTGTGTATGATCAGACTTAATCTGCCTGCTAAGAATTGTAATTGATCTTTCGGTTTTTTTGGCTTTCTTTTCTCATACAAATTGAAACATCTCTCAACTTATGGTTCTGTTTCATATAAGAAATGATGCATTCACAAACTCATATTGGCAGATATCATCCCACTTCTTTGATTATTGCTGGCGACTTTGGCAAAGTGATGTGCAGACCATATTACATGGTTTCTCAGCTATTGCTCAAAGCTATAATTCGAATGCTCTGAAGCAGCATCATGATGAACTTTATCTAACAAGTGAAAGATGGTTGTTGTGTTCAAAGATTATACGCCAGCTGATTGTTTCAGGGTTTCAAAGTGATGCTAAATGCATACAGGTTTATATATTCAGTACTGAGTCTATGAATTCTCGAGTTTGATCCACCTTTAAATGGTACTAACCTGGAGGAGTAGTGTTTACAGTTTtcgttttttttgttatttcattCAGGAAGTCCGACCGGTAAAGGAGGTATCTCCTATGCTCTTGAACGCCATTCAGTCATTGCTTCCTTATTGTGAGATGACGCTCTTCTTCTTTTACTATTCTTTCCGCACATTCATTCACAGGGATATGGACTTTTGGAGGCTGTATTAATTAGTAGCATTTGTGCACCAAGTGGTTCCCACTATCTCTAGAGCATTTAATTGAAATATggtagaatttttttattgccAAGTCTTTATGATTAggaatttgataaatattaatGTAAAACGAGAAGTGCAAGAGAAATTTAGGTAAATTGTAATAGAGAACACATAAAAGGAAGTGTCGACAAACATTACTAGTTTTACTTGCTCAGAGGTCAATCATAATTTAGTTTCACGAACAATAAAATTACTTCTAGTTTTCCTTGTGTATGTGGATGAAAGAACAGAGCTCTTTTCTACTCATTTCCCAATTCTgtgcttttatttatattattaacttCTTTGGTTTGTAACATGTCATATTTGAAATTGTAATTCCCAAAGAGTGTCCATTCTTTTTTTAGATCACTTCCGGAGTTTGATCGCTATACATCTAATTTAGGTGAAGATGGGGACCACATGATTCAATATAGCTTTTTCTGATTGCTGGTTTGCTGTTCAAACTGGTTATTTAACATGCTGTCTTGTTTTTGCAGATCCAACTTTCCAGAAGGGACATCCTATATTTTGGGATTTCATAAAGAGAGCATGCACAAAATTAATGAAAGTTCTAGTTGTAATTCAGGGAAGACATCCTTATACATTTGGTGATAAGTCTGTCCTTCCGCCGGTCTTGGATTTTTGTTTAAACAAGATAGTGGACCCTGAGCCATATGTGTTATCTTTTGAGCAGTTCCTTATTCAGTGCATGGTAATGGTTAAGTGTGTACTTGAATGTAAGGAATATAGACCAGTTCTTACCGGTAAGGTGATGGATGAAAATGCGATCACAGTAGAGCAgatgaagaaaaatatttccATTGTTGTTGGTGGTGTCCTCACTTCACTTCTTCCTGCTGAACGCTTAATACTGTTATGCAACGTATTAATAAGAAGGTAATAGTGCCTAAATGCTTCGCTTCATCAGTTTATATAGTGAATTCCTTAGAAATTAATGATTGAGGTGTTTAGTCGTGGAGTTTGATTATTTGTCAATTGATTGCGTTGGTGGTGCCTGTTCTGAATTTTGTCTGGCAACAGAGGATTGTCGGTTAACAGTCAAAACAATTTCTCAATAGCTATTGTTGCAGTACTTTCTTTGTTTTTGGTCTTAAAGCTTTTGTTTAACAATCACATTTCCAAATATAAGTTTGAGAAAAGGTTTTTGACCTGTTGCAACATTTACAAAATGAACATTGCATGCCCACAAAATTCCTTGTATAAGTTGTATTTGCATTTCATACTTCAGTTTCAGAGTATCCTGAAGGAAAAGCTGAGATACTTCGTATGGAGTAATTAGTATATGAGAATGTACATAACTCTGCTATCTATTTGCAGTCTGAATTACCCGTGCTTCCCGCTTCTTTGTCCTAGTCGATTTAGATGTTTGTTAGTAATGGTTTTGGCAACAGTGATCCGCTTAGCATATCAGAACTCATGGGTGCAAGGTATGGGGAAACCAACATGGCATGAATACAAGGACAGTGATAATGCTTTGGTTCTAGCCATCACATGGgcaaatttataatttcataaattGAAAGCCACCTATGGCATCAGTCTTATGGTTCTCAATTCTTGCCATTTAAGAACTATTGTTTTATCTTGTATTTTTGTCATCTGGTCTTTAATTTCCAATATTGCTATACCACTAGaataaaacaagaaaagaaGGCATTGGAAGATTGTGAGTAAAAGTGTGGTTGATGTTTTTACAGGTATTTTGTTCTAACGGCAAGTGATTTGGAGGAGCTGTATCAGAACCCTGAATCTTTTCATCATGAGCAGGATGTGATTCAGTGGACAGAGAAACTGAGGCCTTGTGCCGAAGCATTATacattgttttgtttgaaaaacATAGCCAAGTGGGTGGATTTTACTTCTATTGATATTGTACAGATTTGCAAATATACTAAATGCTTAAAATCTCAAATGAGTTCTGGTAATATATAGGCTTATGTTGTTTCTGATTGTTATTTTTAGCTGCTAGGTCCTGTTGTGGTATCTATCCTTCAAGAAGCAATGAATGGTTGCCCATCATCAGTTACTGACATAAGTCCTGGATTGCTTCTTAAAGATGCTGCTTATGGTGCTGCTGCATATGTATACTATGAGCTATCAAACTATTTAAGCTTCAAAGATTGGTATTCtaataaattcttttttgtCTTGTTGTAATTGTTTTAGGCTTATAGTATTATCCACCACTCCATATGCCTAATTATTAATGGCCTAATGTCTCAAAAGACCCCGACCTTTTAGTCCCTtctcaatcctaccctgacgttgaaaactggtcaatcttaccctattttgcatttttgtgtttcaattgtaccctgaaatattaaattgacgtttttttcatttggaaaaaaattaaaaaaacgttctccatgtctagcatatattaattgtatatgttgaaaatttatttagatttagttaaattaattaggaatttaaattagttttaatttgattatgatttttagttagtttttaaaaataaaagacttatttgtacttttttaaatggaaaaaaatttaattttatctttaaacttagttatataaatgatttcatcatttaaataaaaaaattgtgagaaattaaaaaattagggtacaattgaaacgagaaaatgcgaaatagggtaaaattgaccagttttcaacgtcaggtagaattgaaaaggggttaaaaggtcggggttcTTTTGAGGTATTCGGCCATTATTAATTGATTTCACATTCAAGGATGTTTTTGGAATGacattttatgattttgatCTAATGTCGTTGGTTTATTTGTCGTGCTTTTGATTAAAGAATGAATTTGAAACTGGCTGCTGAACATGTTTAAACCTATTACTAGATTCAGACATTAGTGTATGCAAATGTCTGGCAAATTTTATTACATTGTGTTTTCTATTATCTATTATTTgaagtgaaaaataaaatgtaCTTGATTTCTGGGAAGGAAAGGATTTTGAAAATGAGAACAAGGTTTCATAGATGGGAAAACTGCTATCAATGGTgttattaagtttttttttttctcatcaGAGTTGTTTCAAGTTCTATTTCTTCAGCTTTAATATTTAGAATTACTGTCGGTTCACTGTCTTGTACCTCTATCGATCATTTGATACTTTTCTTGaggaaatttttttaacaaCACTCGTTGATTAATCAGCAGTCTTGCAACCTGTTTAGCTATCTCATTTTATGTTTGTTAAATTTAATAATGACTCAGTCGTCTTCCTGAAACTGGTGATTGCAGGTTTAATGGTGCTTTATCCGTTGAACTTTCAAATGATCATCCAAATATGCGTATCATCCATCGGAAGGTTGCATTAATACTGGGTCAATGGGTTTCTGAGGTACTACCAGTATATTCTGACGCTGTATTATATAGATGTCTAAAGAAATAGTTGcaatactttatttttgtaagtTGTGCGTGTATTTATGCAATTTATCTATCTTCTTTTCAGAATCATTAACTAAAACTTATTCATCCGCATATGATGCTACGTAATATAAAATGATCTCTTTATACTTGTATAGTTGTATTGGCATCTAAAACTGCTACATTCtcattctataaaaaaaagagtTGGCAGGTAATGTCCGGTAGTTGAATAACCTCAGTTGGAAATGTATCTGATGTGAATGTTTGCTCACCATTGTTTGTTGGCAGATTAAAGATGATATAAAAAGACCAGTATACTGTGGATTGATCAGACTCCTCCAAGACAAAGATTTATCAGTTAGGGTATGGCCCATAAGTTTACCTCTTTTGCAGAGACTATTGTGGATTCCTTGGGCATGCTTTGTCAGACACACAGGTGGGTCCTACCAGGACCACCTTCGTGTGCCTGCCTGGAGCAGTATTTGATAATTTTGAGTGTTTTGATCACGTCATTCTTCCTTTTCCTTTGTTTCTTTCGAGCTTCCTCCTTTTGAGTTTTTTAGGATGCATTGACAGATCACGCCTCTCATATTTTCATCTTTGCTCTTCATTGAATGACTAATATTGTGCATTAATTGCTGTAGCTGGCAGCTTGCCGGTCTTTGTGTTTTCATATTGAAGATGCAAACTTCTCCCAGAAAGAGTTCGCAGATCTTCTTCCTATTTGTTGGGATTCATGTTTTAAGCTGATTGAGGAGGTTCAGGAGTTTGATTCAAAGGTTAGGTGGTGGTGTTATTGGTTAATCTTCATTATTGCTGTGCGCTTATCTCTGTTAATTGTCATTATCCTTTCTATTCcaattattttactttacaAATCATTTGCATTGTgggtaagggttgtcaagcatTGGAAGTGAGGTATAATGTGCACATCTATAAAGATCATTAAATTAACGGAAACTAATGAAATCTTAACATGGATCTCcaaattttgaattttccaGCCTCTATAGGAGATATCAAATATAACAAATGTGACAACTTATTAGGAAATTTTCATGCAAGAAAGATGATTGTGTATCCTGTTAAACATGATGGTTCTGTATATATGCGATCTTTACTTCAGCTAGCAGAATCAAATCTACTttcaattgttttatttattggaACTTATTTTTCCTTCTATTTGACTAACTCTGCATGAACTAACTGAAGTGCCCTGTGTTCTGTTGATGAATTTCAGGTTCAGGTTTTGAATTTGATCTCTATATTGATTGGACATGTTACAGAAGTCATTCCATTTGCAAACAAATTGGTGGCATTCTTTCAGAAGGTATTTAAATGGCATTGCTTGTTCTTCCCTCTTGTGATGCTCAAATAGTTAGGTATTATAGTAGTGCAATACCCATTTACATGGACAAGGGTGGTAACATTATTAAGACTGATTAATGGTTTTATGCTTGAGTGATTAAGGTTTTCCAAGTTGCTGAATGCTGAGCACTGATCGGATACTATCTAATTTGTGTTCTAATATGAATTTAAGCTGGATATCCATTTacttcttttataaattttccagAATTATTATACTTTGGACTTTTGGTGCCAATGACTATATTATTTCTTGAAAGGTTTGGGAGGAATCTTCTGGTGAGAGTCTTCTACAGATTCAGCTTCTTATTGCCCTAAGAAACTTTGTAATTGCACTTGGTCATCAGTCACCCAGTTGCTACAATGTACTATTGCCTATTCTGCAAAGGGGAATTGATATAAATAGCCCAGATGAGCTCAATCTGTTAGAGGATAGCATGCTGGTCAGtattcttattaattttatatgttgtgAAGAAGAGTTGGAGGGGGAGAATGTAAAATGGATGTCTTCTCTATCATAACTAAATATATAACACATGTTTTGCCTAATTTTGTAGTTGTGGGAAGCCACACTCTCACATGCTCCTGCAATGGTTCCTCAGCTATTGGCGTGCTTTCCGTGTCTAGTGGAAATTATGGAAAGAAGTTTTGATCACTTGCAGGTTAGCTTTGTGTGCAGTCATATTGATTTTGCTTTCATAGTCCTTCTCAATGTATCTAAATTTGCTGAATTAATGGCCAAGGGATATTTTTGCTTCACTCCATCTTTACTTGGTTGTTTGCTGAATTGATGACTTAATAGTTTAATTGGATACAGTTACCATCAACTAACAGCATACAGATGCTATTCTAGAATTTGCATTTTTTTGAGTGTTGCTGCTCATCCCTTTTTCTTTTCTAGCCATCATATTCTGAATTTGTTTACTTTGCAGGTTGCAGTCAAGATAATTGAGAGTTACATAATTTTGGGTGGCAGTGAATTTCTAAACATGCATGCTTCCACTGTAGCTAAGCTTCTCGATCTGATTGTTGGAAATGTCAATGATAGAGGCCTACTTTCAATACTTCCCGTCATTGATATATTAATACAGGTAAGACTTCCATATGTGAACTTATCAAGTATAGTCAGAGTCATAACAAGTAAAATTCATCCATAGTCTCTGAAACAATACTCTAGATTCATATCTTTTTCTCAAATATGGCTATTTACTGATAAttatattgaattctatttatACCAATCATCAAAACTCACACATTGTTGCAATAAGCTTTGTACTGGGCTCTAACATCTAACTCATCAGAAACTTGATTAAATTTCCAGAACATCTATTCGGACCTGTTTAATGTCGCAGGTTCTCCTCTCCTTTTTCTCCTTGTCCCTAGTCATACATCTTTCTTTCTATCTTCCAGTGGAAcctttgtagtgtttttatgaGGTGAGATTGCTTGCATCAGATGTTTCAAAGGGAAGGCAATACCTAGTGTGGGTTTCTCTCATACTCCAGCCAACAAGAGTGTGTCAAAAAGTTCTTTTTATAGTTTCATGAGAAAATAGAAATGGGATTCAATGATTGACACACTTCCTTATTGCTTGGTGTATGGGCGGAATTCATATGAAAGGAGTAGGATAGGATTTCCTTATTTCCTACAGCTGGAAGTAACTTTTCAGGCGAAAAAGGAGATAGCTAATGTCCAAAAACAACATTATACTACATTTTCAGGCCCTGTTATCTTCTAATATAGGAAAATATTGGGCTTGGTGGTGAAACCAAgagaaaatttatttagatgaAGATTAGAAAACTTAATTTTAGGAAGACTAAAATTCTTCACAACCAAGAGTAAACAAAAGAGAGTAGTTCTAGAAATTATACATGCAAGCTCCCCCCAGTGATAACCAAAATCGTACTTTATGCTATTCTGGAAACTTCAGCAAAACAACAGGACGTAGAAAATAAACATCAATCGGCGAAACAAACTTATGCTTTCTTTTTTGTTTCCAATGTATTTGTACAAAATAAATGTGGAATGGAAGAGAGGTAGGAGATTCTTTGTTTAAAGATTGAGGGTTGTGAGATATTGCTGGTGACTGCCTCAGGAATGAAAATCAAGTTACCCCTTGACTCGCTAGACTGCAAAGCTGGACCTCCCTACTTGCTGGCTTGACTGCACTGACTTACTGGATTGCCCCTTTTTAGTTACAGAAACCTTAGGCTCAAATATTCTATTGTTTTATTAGTTAAACGTAGTAGTATCATAATAGTTAGTAATATGGTCTTAATACCATAAAAAGTAAGGTCAAAATGAGATGATTGCATGAAAGCAGACATGAAATGGGAAATTATCCTTTTATGGGTTCATAGGAATGCAGTCTATGAAGCCTTAACCATTACAGAGAgctatcaaaattatatatataaaataaatatacatattatgTACATAATATTCGTGATTCATTCAATATAAGTaaataaaaagttcaaaaaagcTTAATTCATTAAAGTTAACTCCAATAACAAGTCTTAAAACACTCCCAGCGTGTCCCTTGGAGTGTCCTGTGTCCCCTTTGCTTACGGCACTTCCGAGATATGTCGGTGCTTGCACCATGTGCTTCTGGTAATCTGGATTGGAATCTGAGATGGGTTAAGGGCGTTTGCTGCAATGGAATATGATCCCCTTTGCTTACGGCACTTCCGAGAAATGTCGGTGCTTGCACCATGTGCTTCTGGTAATCTGGATTGGAATCTGAGATGGGTTAAGGGCGTTTGCTGCAATggaatatgatttttttattttttttcaaattgctAACAGTATTTTTTGCACCAAACTTAAGTGAAAAGTTCAGCCAtcttagaaaaagaaaaaaaaaacattctttAGCTTTCCATGATAGCTCTCTGTAATGGTTAAGATTTTTGCCCTAACTCTGATTTCCACCTACAGTTGGAGCTCATGTCATATTCATGTCCAAAATTCCTAAAATCCCTTGAATGCTAGAAGTATGTATAACTggaaatttgttattttatttcattttttcaaTGCATAATCAGTAAATAAAAATGTATCTTCAATTCTTTGCATTGCATGGCGATTACCGCTGATGCTTAGTACTTTTGCTGCAATCCTAAATAATGTTTCCTTTGTGTTCATCATAAATTATCACCGGATTTATAATAACTTTCACTGTTTTTC
This region of Mercurialis annua linkage group LG1-X, ddMerAnnu1.2, whole genome shotgun sequence genomic DNA includes:
- the LOC126655060 gene encoding uncharacterized protein LOC126655060 isoform X1; this translates as MALSGSDLPMIYSLLTNSMSGDQRVRKPAETALSEFESRPGFCSCLMEVITAKDLVSQVDVRLLASVYFKNSISRYWRNRRDSSGLSSDEKNHLRQKLLSHLREENDKIAVMLSVLISKIARFDYPREWPELFSVLAQQLQSADVLASHRIFMILFRTLKELSTKRLTADQRNFAEISSHFFDYCWRLWQSDVQTILHGFSAIAQSYNSNALKQHHDELYLTSERWLLCSKIIRQLIVSGFQSDAKCIQEVRPVKEVSPMLLNAIQSLLPYYPTFQKGHPIFWDFIKRACTKLMKVLVVIQGRHPYTFGDKSVLPPVLDFCLNKIVDPEPYVLSFEQFLIQCMVMVKCVLECKEYRPVLTGKVMDENAITVEQMKKNISIVVGGVLTSLLPAERLILLCNVLIRRYFVLTASDLEELYQNPESFHHEQDVIQWTEKLRPCAEALYIVLFEKHSQLLGPVVVSILQEAMNGCPSSVTDISPGLLLKDAAYGAAAYVYYELSNYLSFKDWFNGALSVELSNDHPNMRIIHRKVALILGQWVSEIKDDIKRPVYCGLIRLLQDKDLSVRVWPISLPLLQRLLWIPWACFVRHTACRSLCFHIEDANFSQKEFADLLPICWDSCFKLIEEVQEFDSKVQVLNLISILIGHVTEVIPFANKLVAFFQKVWEESSGESLLQIQLLIALRNFVIALGHQSPSCYNVLLPILQRGIDINSPDELNLLEDSMLLWEATLSHAPAMVPQLLACFPCLVEIMERSFDHLQVAVKIIESYIILGGSEFLNMHASTVAKLLDLIVGNVNDRGLLSILPVIDILIQCFPVEVPPLISSTLQKLIVICLSGGDDCEPSKTAVKASSAAVLARVLVMNTNYLGQLTADRSLPLLLQQAGIQIEENILICLVDIWLDKIDNASSNQRKIFGLALSIILTLNLPQVLDKLDQILSVCTSVILAVNDDKTEEESSGDNMSSSISHGEGTVPTRELRKRQIKLSDPINQLSLENSVRDNLQRCSALHGESFNSAISRMHPAAFGQLKQALKMA
- the LOC126655060 gene encoding uncharacterized protein LOC126655060 isoform X2, producing MALSGSDLPMIYSLLTNSMSGDQRVRKPAETALSEFESRPGFCSCLMEVITAKDLVSQVDVRLLASVYFKNSISRYWRNRRDSSGLSSDEKNHLRQKLLSHLREENDKIAVMLSVLISKIARFDYPREWPELFSVLAQQLQSADVLASHRIFMILFRTLKELSTKRLTADQRNFAEISSHFFDYCWRLWQSDVQTILHGFSAIAQSYNSNALKQHHDELYLTSERWLLCSKIIRQLIVSGFQSDAKCIQEVRPVKEVSPMLLNAIQSLLPYYPTFQKGHPIFWDFIKRACTKLMKVLVVIQGRHPYTFGDKSVLPPVLDFCLNKIVDPEPYVLSFEQFLIQCMVMVKCVLECKEYRPVLTGKVMDENAITVEQMKKNISIVVGGVLTSLLPAERLILLCNVLIRRYFVLTASDLEELYQNPESFHHEQDVIQWTEKLRPCAEALYIVLFEKHSQLLGPVVVSILQEAMNGCPSSVTDISPGLLLKDAAYGAAAYVYYELSNYLSFKDWFNGALSVELSNDHPNMRIIHRKVALILGQWVSEIKDDIKRPVYCGLIRLLQDKDLSVRLAACRSLCFHIEDANFSQKEFADLLPICWDSCFKLIEEVQEFDSKVQVLNLISILIGHVTEVIPFANKLVAFFQKVWEESSGESLLQIQLLIALRNFVIALGHQSPSCYNVLLPILQRGIDINSPDELNLLEDSMLLWEATLSHAPAMVPQLLACFPCLVEIMERSFDHLQVAVKIIESYIILGGSEFLNMHASTVAKLLDLIVGNVNDRGLLSILPVIDILIQCFPVEVPPLISSTLQKLIVICLSGGDDCEPSKTAVKASSAAVLARVLVMNTNYLGQLTADRSLPLLLQQAGIQIEENILICLVDIWLDKIDNASSNQRKIFGLALSIILTLNLPQVLDKLDQILSVCTSVILAVNDDKTEEESSGDNMSSSISHGEGTVPTRELRKRQIKLSDPINQLSLENSVRDNLQRCSALHGESFNSAISRMHPAAFGQLKQALKMA